TTTTTTCTTTGAATCGGGATCTTTCTTCTTCTATCTTTGTCCTTACAACTTTGTTTTTTTTATTTTTGGTTTTTCCCCTCTTGGTTTTATTTTGGGAAGAATTTGTGCTTTTGTTGAGGTAAAGTTAGGGATCTTGATTTTAAGGGTTATTTGTTAAAATGACTTGAGTTTAAATCACATACGAAAAAGTCTTATTTCACGTCAAAATCCACTACATAGCGTTTATAGCAGATTTGTTGGTTGATTTTTTGGATATCGACTAACTCATATGAATGAATTTTGATTCTTTTCGAAAGGTTCCAAAAAGGAGATTCAAAAAGATTGTTTTGACAATCATGAGTGATATAAATCCAATCTTTTTGTTGATTTAGAATTTTTTGATGGTGATTGTAGTTCAAAACAAAACCCTTATCGTAAACTTTGTAGCGAATCCAAACGTCAATGTCAGTTGGGATGAAAAGATAGGGATTCTCGAGCTCAATACCAAATTTTCGATAAAGATGAAATTCATTAAAAATCAAGCCTTGAATATCTTCTGGAACAAATTGATAGATTTTCTTTGCAGGTTCAAAAATTTCGGTTTGCTTTCCTGCAAAACATACTTCTCTTTTGTTTACGAAGTTTTCTTGGTAAAACAAATGTAAGTTTTGTAGGAGTATTGCACTCAAGATTATTATTACAAAAACTTTCCATCGTTTAGGGGTTATAAGAAAACTTAATCCGTGTAGAAGAATCATGCCAGGAAGGATTTGGAATATATATCTTGCTTGGTGATTCGTAGTCAAAAGTTCTAAAATAGCAAGATGAAACCACAAGAAGACAATTCCCACCAAAACGGGTTTTTTTTCAAAGATGATCGAAAAGTTTTCAATGGAACGTTGGGCACGAAAAATAAAAACGAATAACAAAACAATCGATAAGAAAATCATTAAAGAAAATCCCGAAGAATTCAAAAAATAATCATAAAATAAACTGATAAAAAAGCTCCTACTTCGGTCAATAGTATCAGATTGAGCTCCTAATAGGGAATGAAAACGATCAGGATGAGTGAATACAACCACCAAAAAAGGGAATAAGAAAAACTTATAAAAAAAACGTATCCTTTCAGAAAAAAATCGAACTTTTTTTCTGAATAGAAAAATATGGAATTCTATCAGAAATAACAATAGAGAAAAAAACATAAAGTTTTTTAGAAACTTATGAGAAATGATTTCAAAACGAATGTAGGGATTAATCAAAATTAAAATCACACTGAAGAAAGGCAAAATCAAAAATACAAAGCGATATCCTCGGTAGTAAGATAAAATCTTTTTTAGTTCTTGTATGATGTTTTTCGGTGCCAAAAGAAACTCAACAAAAAGAAAAGACAAAATGACCAAAACTCCATAAGGATATTTCGTAAAGTAAACCAAAAATCCAGACAAAAAAAAGAAGATACGAAAATAAAGATTTTTCAACCAAACTTGGTAATTGCTTCGATACAATGCAAGATAAAAAAACAAGAACCCACTGTAAGCAAATATTCCTTGAATTTCTAACATGGAGCTGAAGATGTATTCGGGAATTTGCTTTAACAAAAATAAAAATGAAATCGAAAGAAAAATCGAAAGATTAATTAAAACTGCATGATAAACATCTTTTTGTAATTCTTTTCGAAAGAAGAAAAATGTCCCTGAGGTTAATGTGATAATGCTTAGAACAAAAAAAAATACATTCCAATAGATATCCACTATAGGGTTGGGTTTTCCATACCAGGTGATGGAAAGAATACTCAGAATGGTTCTCAGTGGTGGCCATGTAGGGGAGTCAATCAAAAGCTTTAATCCGTCAAGTATAGATTCTTTTTTGATTAATTGTAAAAAATCAATTGCTTGAATAAAGCGGATATTCGCATCCCACAAGAGAAATTCTTTATTTGGACAGTAGAAAAATTCGTGATGGAGCTGAACTAAAAAAAAATATGTTAACGTAAGTAAAATACCCAAACTTAGAATTCCTAAAAACATCACTGGCATTTCTTATGAATGATAAAGAGTAGCAAGTCTTTTCGTAATGAAAAAACCGAGGCAGAAGCCTCGGTGGAAGGTAGCTAATTAATTTGGTAGTTTCTACCTTTGAGGAACAAGAAAGCAACAATACCGGTTATCAAAATGGCTAAGGAAGCCCAAACGAAGAGATTTTGAGAATGATAGACTTGGAGTAAGAAACCTGCAATTGGGCTTGGTAAATTAAAGTATGGGAAGATGCGGTTTTGGTCTCGATCTCTACGATACCAGTCTTCATAGATTCTACCATCGTTTTGATACCACTGAGTAAATTTTGGATAGGATTGTCCGATGTAATTAGCATTGTTAGGCCAGTTCCAAGGTTCAGGAACTACGAAAACCCATGGGAATTTGTGTCGAGCATGTCCTGGATTGTGGTAAATGTATCTATCTCTTCCGTTATTATCAAAATAAAATCCAGGGAAGTGGACAGTATGACCTGTATTGTGGACATAGATAAATAAGTCATAAGGAGCAGATGGAAGATCCGTTTTTGCAATCGGTTGATCAAGTATAAATTCTACTTCGGACATAAAGTGGGTTCTGGTTACAGGTTTACCGCCGAGAGAGTTAATAACTCCAGCCGATATACCCTGATTTCGTAAGTATCCTGCTGGATATTCGTTACTGTTCAAGATAATATTTCCCATTTCGTGATGAGAGTAAAAAGCTTCTCCTCTTCGATTGTAATTTTTGTTGTTAAAGTATCCAGCATGTTTGATGAAGATAGGGACTCGTTGGAAATTTGACAGATGAATATCAACATTGTTTCGTTCTTCTTTCTGTTGGAGATTGAGTTCGTTGTCAACAAGGATTTTGGATACTTTTGCTTTGAAATTTCCACTTCCAGGAAGGTTGATAAATACGCTTAAATCATAACCTGCATGGTTAGCTAAGAAAATATATTTACCTCGAATTCGGACAACCTTTCCTTCTGCGTTAAGATCTTCTTCGTTTACTACGGCAAGGACAATGTCATTAGAGTCAGCATCACCAGGAACTGGATATAGATCCTCAAAAGCAACAATCGAAACACCAGTATTAGGGACGACAATACGTGCACTTCTCGATGGATCTTCAGGATAAGCATCATGGGAGTCCATTACGCCATCACCATCAGAGTCTGTGACACTAGCAATCAAGTTTTCTACATTTTGGTTAAACGAAACTTCAACAACAATTTCTTGTAGGAATTGGTTATTTTCATTTTGAACGTCAATTGTGATAGGATCAGCTTGGTAGTTTCCTATATATATGTTAATTACAATCTCTTCGGTATTAGAAGGAATTGTAACTTCTCCAACTACATTACCATCTTCATTGGAAACGCCTTGATATAAGATAGTATCGGATCTAGATGGGTCAACAACATTCACGAGAGCTCCTTCAACAGGTCCTGAGGGATCTGAAATGTTTATATTAATAGGTATTGTGATAGATGTATTAAAGTTAAAGTTTCCATTTCCATAGGTGTTGTTTACGTTCGCATTCCCTTCAAGCGGTTGATTATTTTGTCCATCTTGGTTGTCAGAGCCGGAGCCTTGGTTGTTGGCAGTGGAGTCGTCTTGGTTGTCAGAGCCGGAACCTTGGTTGTTAGCAGTGGAGTCGTCTTGATTGTCAGAACCAGAGCCTTGGTTGTTAGCAGTGGAGTCGTCTTGGTTGTCAGAGCCGGAGCCTTGGTTGTTGGCGGTGGAGCCGTCTTGGTTGTCAGAGCCGGAGCCTTGGTTGTTGGCGGTGGAGCCGTCTTGATTGTTAGAGCCAGAACCTTGGTTGCTAGCAGTGGAACCGCCTTGGTTGTTGGAACCAGAGCTCTGGTTGTTACTATTTCCACCGTTTGTACTGTTTTGGGTATTTTGAGAATTGTTTTGGTTTCCTATTGTGTTTGCTGTTTGATTGTTATCTTGAGTCTGATTGTTGTATGTTATATTAAGAGGGATGTCTCCTTTTTTTTCTTCTGATATCTGTTCCGAACTGATTGGTAAAAGGAATAGGGGATTTTTTTTCGAACCACAAGCTGATAGCAGTAGCGTTGTGGCGAAAATGATACTGATTGTAATCATTTTGTTGTTCATATTAACCTCCTCACCTATTCAATACGTAATTTTTTTTATTTTGTGAGGACTCTGTTCAAAAAATCATTCTCTAGTTTTTTTATTTCTTTGTGATCTAAAAAATTTATAAAAAAAATTGACAAGTTTTTCATAATTCATTTTTTATATCATCATTTTTGTTTCTTGCGAGGTGGGAAATTGTTAAAAAGAAAAAAAGTTGGTAACACAGTGATTGTTTATCCTGAGGGTCG
The genomic region above belongs to Leptospiraceae bacterium and contains:
- a CDS encoding LruC domain-containing protein, with protein sequence MNNKMITISIIFATTLLLSACGSKKNPLFLLPISSEQISEEKKGDIPLNITYNNQTQDNNQTANTIGNQNNSQNTQNSTNGGNSNNQSSGSNNQGGSTASNQGSGSNNQDGSTANNQGSGSDNQDGSTANNQGSGSDNQDDSTANNQGSGSDNQDDSTANNQGSGSDNQDDSTANNQGSGSDNQDGQNNQPLEGNANVNNTYGNGNFNFNTSITIPININISDPSGPVEGALVNVVDPSRSDTILYQGVSNEDGNVVGEVTIPSNTEEIVINIYIGNYQADPITIDVQNENNQFLQEIVVEVSFNQNVENLIASVTDSDGDGVMDSHDAYPEDPSRSARIVVPNTGVSIVAFEDLYPVPGDADSNDIVLAVVNEEDLNAEGKVVRIRGKYIFLANHAGYDLSVFINLPGSGNFKAKVSKILVDNELNLQQKEERNNVDIHLSNFQRVPIFIKHAGYFNNKNYNRRGEAFYSHHEMGNIILNSNEYPAGYLRNQGISAGVINSLGGKPVTRTHFMSEVEFILDQPIAKTDLPSAPYDLFIYVHNTGHTVHFPGFYFDNNGRDRYIYHNPGHARHKFPWVFVVPEPWNWPNNANYIGQSYPKFTQWYQNDGRIYEDWYRRDRDQNRIFPYFNLPSPIAGFLLQVYHSQNLFVWASLAILITGIVAFLFLKGRNYQIN